A single Aspergillus puulaauensis MK2 DNA, chromosome 7, nearly complete sequence DNA region contains:
- a CDS encoding MCT family MFS transporter (COG:G;~EggNog:ENOG410Q17K;~InterPro:IPR020846,IPR011701,IPR036259;~PFAM:PF07690;~TransMembrane:12 (i44-67o87-109i116-135o141-162i174-193o205-225i246-263o283-300i312-332o338-363i375-396o402-423i);~go_function: GO:0022857 - transmembrane transporter activity [Evidence IEA];~go_process: GO:0055085 - transmembrane transport [Evidence IEA]) has product MGADVGAQEKTVNALEGGQDGETPTPAPARPAEEKPEPTFDTGLTAWLQVVGSFFLFFNSWGVVNTWGVYQTYYEQTILSDMPSSTIAWVGSLQSFLLMLFGVVTGPLFDAGYFRALIGFSTIMLPFSLMMVSISSQYWHFILAQGICTGLSCGCLFVPAVAILPQYFKAKRGLANGIAASGSSIGGVIYPIMFNQLQKRVGFHWATRAIGFLAFGTCLISFSIMRMRFYPTEKRRLLQLGAFKEPLFVLFSIGMFMGFLGFYNFLFYVQSYAIDTGIVDSNLGFYLLSMLNAGSTFGRIMPNFIADHTGPLNMLAPAACITAILSFVWIGVHTVPGIIVLSVMYGIFSGGFVSLPPVVMASLTKDMRELGTRMGMVFAITSIALLIGTPIGGAILSHSHSYLGVQLFTGCALSVAVAIFAAVRFSRTGPKLVVQA; this is encoded by the exons ATGGGCGCAGATGTTGGCGCACAAGAGAAGACAGTGAACGCTTTGGAAGGTGGTCAAGATGGCGAAACTCCTACTCCAGCGCCGGCTCGACCAGCTGAGGAGAAGCCAGAGCCGACATTTGATACTGGTTTAACAGCCTGGCTGCAAGTTGTGGGTTCctttttcctcttcttcaactcaTG GGGTGTGGTGAACACATGGGGTGTTTATCAGACATATTATGAGCAGACTATCCTATCCGATATGCCGTCGTCAACTATAGCGTGGGTTGGCTCACTGCAGTCCTTCCTTCTCATGCTGTTCGGTGTCGTCACAGGCCCCCTTTTTGATGCTGGATATTTCCGTGCGCTTATCGGGTTCAGTACCATCATGTTACCATTTTCCCTAATGATGGTTAGCATTTCATCACAGTACTGGCATTTTATCTTGGCCCAGGGAATCTGTACTGGTTTATCCTGCGGATGCCTATTTGTCCCAGCAGTTGCGATCTTGCCTCAATACTTCAAGGCGAAGAGAGGGCTTGCGAACGGTATTGCAGCCTCTGGAAGCAGTATCGGCGGAGTTATATACCCGATCATGTTCAACCAATTGCAGAAGAGGGTCGGCTTTCACTGGGCGACCCGCGCAATAGGCTTCCTCGCATTCGGGACGTGCCTCATCTCATTCTCTATCATGCGCATGCGTTTCTACCCAACGGAGAAGCGTAGGCTGCTCCAGCTCGGCGCTTTCAAAGAGCCTCTTTTCGtgctcttctccatcggcATGTTCATGGGGTTCCTCGGCTTCTACAACTTCCTCTTCTACGTCCAATCCTATGCTATCGATACCGGTATAGTGGACAGCAATCTAGGTTTCTACCTTCTTTCGATGCTCAACGCAGGATCCACCTTCGGGCGAATCATGCCCAACTTCATTGCCGACCACACAGGCCCACTAAACATGCTCGCCCCGGCCGCTTGCATTACTGCCATCCTCTCGTTTGTCTGGATTGGCGTCCACACCGTCCCTGGGATTATCGTCTTGTCCGTCATGTACGGAATTTTCTCCGGCGGTTTCGTCTCACTACCACCCGTGGTGATGGCTTCATTAACCAAGGACATGCGAGAGCTCGGAACCCGCATGGGCATGGTCTTTGCGATTACATCCATCGCATTGTTGATCGGAACCCCGATTGGAGGTGCAATTTTGAGCCATTCACATAGCTACTTGGGCGTCCAACTGTTTACGGGGTGCGCGTTGAGTGTGGCGGTTGCTATATTTGCAGCAGTCAGGTTTTCTCGCACAGGCCCGAAACTTGTCGTTCAGGCCTGA
- a CDS encoding SelT/SelW/SelH family protein (COG:O;~EggNog:ENOG410PQTE;~InterPro:IPR036249,IPR011893;~PFAM:PF10262) — protein sequence MTEPTAPVEANPPASTQPAASESHAHSYSYSHPRITIQYCTQCKWMLRAAYFAQELLSTFNTDIGEIALVPRTGGVFTVTIFPTTSTAAEGGDGTILWDRKTDGGFPEVKELKSRVRNVIDPTRNLGHTDRALKKGAETAEAATATTSTPTSTPAVSGKGAECEDCK from the exons ATGACCGAACCAACCGCCCCCGTCGAAGCCAACCCGCCGGCATCCACACAGCCTGCAGCATCTGAATCTCACGCTCACTCTTACTCTTACTCCCACCCCCGAATCACAATCCAGTACTGCACGCAATGCAAATGGATGCTTCGGGCTGCTTAT TTCGCCCAAGAACTCCTCTCTACATTTAACACAGATATCGGCGAGATCGCACTGGTTCCGCGCACGGGGGGTGTTTTCACTGTTACTATTTTCCCTACTACCAGTACTGCCGCAGAAGGTGGCGATGGGACGATCCTCTGGGATCGGAAGACGGATGGGGGGTTTCCTG AGGTGAAGGAGTTGAAATCACGCGTGCGGAATGTGATTGACCCGACGAGGAATCTGGGGCATACGGACCgggcgttgaagaagggtGCGGAAactgctgaggctgcgactgcgactacATCTACACCTACGTCTACGCCTGCAGTGTCTGGAAAGGGTGCGGAGTGTGAAGATTGCAAGTAG
- the GNG1 gene encoding guanine nucleotide-binding protein subunit gamma (COG:S;~EggNog:ENOG410PR1T;~InterPro:IPR036284,IPR015898,IPR041848;~PFAM:PF00631;~go_function: GO:0031681 - G-protein beta-subunit binding [Evidence IEA];~go_process: GO:0000750 - pheromone-dependent signal transduction involved in conjugation with cellular fusion [Evidence IEA];~go_process: GO:0007186 - G protein-coupled receptor signaling pathway [Evidence IEA]), whose amino-acid sequence MPTYELRSGGDVKNKKQSVADLKYRRLTELNARLKEDLDRPRVKVSEAAMSLINYCNNTRDFMVPSVWGQVDKREDPYAPQQQGGCCTIM is encoded by the exons ATGCCTACCTACGAGCTTCGATCTGGAGGGGAcgtcaagaacaagaagcagAGTGTGGCCGACCTCAAGTACCGGCGGCTGACAGAGCTCAATGCCCGTCTAAAGGAGGACCTCGATCGCCCCCGAGTTAAGGTGTCAGAAGCAGCCATGTC GCTTATCAACTACTGCAACAACACTCGTGACTTTATGGTACCATCTGTATGGGGTCAG GTTGACAAGCGTGAAGACCCGTATGCTCCTCAACAGCAGGGAGGTTGCTGTACGATCATGTAA
- a CDS encoding peptide alpha-N-acetyltransferase complex B subunit NAT3 (BUSCO:EOG09264ABT;~COG:S;~EggNog:ENOG410PNTA;~InterPro:IPR000182,IPR016181;~PFAM:PF00583;~go_function: GO:0008080 - N-acetyltransferase activity [Evidence IEA]) encodes MSSIRRMSPTDLFSLNLTNLDPLTENYDLGFYLNYLMRWPSLFSSVQDRREGIAGYIMGKLEEQHPSMKHSEHYTPWHGHITVLTVAPAWRRLGHARRLTERLEQGSDINNAWFVDLYVRAGNKVAVDMYKGMGYSVFRRVINYYSDDPTGMSETGEDAYDMRKPCSRDKKLEHIRENGEDFPVSPEHVS; translated from the exons ATGTCATCAATTCGCCGAATGTCCCCAACGGACCTCTTCTCTCTTAACCTGACGAATCTCGATCCCCTAACCGAAAACTACGATCTGGGCTTCTACTTGAACTATTTGATGCGATGGCCATCCCTCTTCAGTAGCGTACAGGACCGCAGGGAGGGAATTGCCGGGTATA TAATGGGCAAGCTCGAAGAACAACACCCCTCCATGAAACATTCAGAACACTACACGCCATGGCACGGCCATATCACGGTTCTGACAGTTGCACCTGCATGGCGGCGTCTTGGCCATGCGCGCCGTCTCACGGAGCGCCTAGAACAGGGGTCGGATATCAACAATGCTTGGTTTGTGGATCTATACGTGCGGGCAGGGAATAAAGTTGCAGTGGATATGTATAAGGGAATGGG GTACTCGGTATTCCGGCGTGTCATCAATTACTACAGTGATGATCCGACGGGGATGTCAGAGACGGGAGAGGATGCGTACGATATGCGGAAGCCGTGTAGCCGAGATAAGAAATTGGAGCATATTCGAGAGAATGGGGAAGATTTCCCTGTTAGTCCAGAGCATGTTTCTTAG
- a CDS encoding uncharacterized protein (COG:S;~EggNog:ENOG410PP3S) translates to MPSNPPSPLRLSHRHSRSRSSNMDTDSMSPEGYAPNGYGSNSPRSPLSPRLSGPPSPVTPRQQYAQSINGSARMSGDFGATTEASGGLGNLADELADAWEEEESGYGYASGQEAAPSDSQPLEPIRTRTPSPSYSSGRGSLQPPRPKARTGNNRHRRYESQYDGSDYGNDSDFEEVADMSPALESQIAEIESLARRGLENNGSENDHVIDRAVTALQDLGAQSGIENNAMRLITAHSSITSYLTHQTRTVQNLTHPLLFAPFPLLSEETIDALIPLIDEGLLPNLPYPFPEQQHHNSPPSTSQSSTANPLTSLQTLISQTSDITLSLRGLSDTLYESRQLTSTASRRLRSARELVADLRREEEGREEGTRWIEKGDWDRRLKEREAGRECGDVVSGFEAVCGEWREKLFGAAASTEAVAA, encoded by the exons ATGCCGTCCAACCCACCTTCACCCTTAAGGTTATCTCACCGCCACAGTCGCAGTCGGTCATCAAACATGGACACGGATTCTATGTCGCCTGAAGGTTATGCGCCAAACGGTTACGGTTCAAACTCCCCCAGGTCGCCTCTCAGTCCACGCTTATCCGGCCCACCTTCCCCTGTTACCCCCCGTCAACAATACGCGCAAAGCATCAACGGATCCGCCAGAATGTCCGGAGACTTTGGAGCAACCACGGAAGCAAGTGGTGGCCTAGGAAACCTTGCGGATGAGCTGGCCGATGcttgggaagaggaagagagtggCTATGGATACGCTTCCGGACAAGAGGCTGCACCATCTGATTCACAACCGTTGGAACCCATCAGAACGAGGACACCTTCGCCGAGTTATTCTTCCGGTCGTGGTTCATTGCAACCTCCCAGGCCAAAAGCGCGAACCGGGAACAACCGACACCGCAGATACGAATCGCAGTATGATGGCTCAGACTATGGAAACGACTCGGATTTCGAGGAAGTTGCGGATATGTCGCCTGCGCTGGAGAGCCAGATTGCGGAGATTGAAAGCCTTGCTCGTCGGGGGCTAGAAAATAATGGGAGTGAGAATGACCATGTCATTGACCGTGCGGTTACAGCGCTCCAAGATCTGGGAGCGCAGAGTGGGATTGAAAATAATGCTATGAG ACTCATTACCGCACACTCGTCAATCACATCGTACCTTACTCACCAAACTCGCACCGTCCAAAACCTCACCCACCCTCTTCTTTTCGCTCCATTCCCGCTCCTCTCTGAAGAAACCATCGACGCTCTTATCCCTCTAATCGATGAGGGTCTCCTACCCAACCTCCCATACCCTTTCCCAGAGCAACAACATCACAACTCACCACCAAGTACCTCACAATCCTCAACCGCCAATCCCCTCACTTCCCTCCAGACTCTAATCTCACAAACCTCCGACATAACGCTCTCCCTCCGCGGCCTGAGCGACACGCTCTATGAATCCCGCCAGCTCACTTCAACCGCCTCTCGGCGGCTCCGTTCTGCCCGGGAACTCGTCGCAGACCTTCGccgcgaggaagaaggtcgtgAGGAAGGGACCCGGTGGATCGAAAAGGGTGACTGGGATCGCCGGTTGAAGGAGCGCGAAGCTGGCCGCGAATGCGGAGATGTTGTCAGTGGCTTCGAGGCTGTCTGCGGAGAATGGAGGGAGAAGCTCTTCGGCGCTGCTGCCAGCACAGAGGCCGTTGCGGCTTAG
- the tif32 gene encoding putative eukaryotic translation initiation factor 3 subunit EifCa (BUSCO:EOG0926112A;~COG:J;~EggNog:ENOG410PJ0Z;~InterPro:IPR027512,IPR000717;~PFAM:PF01399;~go_component: GO:0005852 - eukaryotic translation initiation factor 3 complex [Evidence IEA]): MPPPPHIKPENVLKRAQELIAVGQAPAALTVLHEHVTSKRTRSSPIASLEPVMLLFVELSVDLRKGKAAKDGLYQYKNIAQNTNVGTIEVVLKKFIELAEKKVTEAQTKADEIQSSLESAAPSSNVEDLEAIETPETILLATVSGEQSRDRTDRAVVTPWLKFLWETYRTVLEILKNNARLEVMYQTTALQAFQFCLKYTRKTEFRRLCELLRNHVQNAAKYSAQMHAINLSDPDTLQRHLDTRFQQLNVAVELELWQEAFRSIEDIHTLLSLSKRPAKNVMMANYYEKLARIFLVSENYLFHAAAWSRYYNLLRQSAVTLSANQGSKKDHPSVSEGDMTKAASFVLLSALSIPVISTSRSRGALIDVDEVRKNKNTRLTNLLGMAQGPTRGVLFRDALNKGMLKRARPEIRDLYNILEVDFHPLSICKKVTPILKQIGADPEMEKYVGPLQQVILTRLFQQLSQVYESVSLKFVYELAQFPDPFQITPSMIEKFIMNGCKKGDLAIRVDHISGVLTFDTDVFSSAKALHSGSAAGSAESELGSVQRLQNTPAEIARQQLTRLAKTLHVSCVYVDPTYNESRLQAKQTALARAAAGAAKEHEDTLERRVVIEKKKEAATDALQRKQREEETRKRLRTQQIQEAEKQRLAEEQRERELKRIKDEQDRIRQQELKKQLEELKTGVKGIDISEIDLEDFDANRLRAMKLAQLEKEKNELNDRVRTTGKRIDHLERAFRREELKHISEDYEAQKKRDMEVYEHQKAESLAESEARHKEAVALKHRLSRLVPQFSNFRKEVSEKRHEEFEKRRKAAEREFEAKKKQRVKDVQERRRRERIERENAERARQEEEERARREEEETAARDAERRRVLAEEKAKREEERAKMDEIAARQRQREEEAEARLLAKKSGAPEPPTRAEPTERSAPRLNLAPRTGGGPSWRERQAAREPSGAPAEAPTEPEAPRRSGYVPPHARGGTDAPPPSSGRYAPPQRSSQPPPRAETPQSSSDKPEEPKPAGSGGKWVPRWKQQQNQ; encoded by the exons ATGCCGCCTCCACCGCATATCAAGCCTGAGAATGTCCTGAAA AGGGCTCAGGAACTTATCGCTGTTGGCCAGGCTCCGGCTGCCCTGACCGTCCTCCACGAACATGTTACCTCCAAGCGGACGCGAAGCAGCCCGATTGCTTCTCTCGAACCGGTTATGCTTCTTTTCGTTGAACTCTCTGTCGACCTCCGGAAAGGCAAGGCTGCCAAGGATGGCCTGTATCAGTACAAGAACATCGCCCAGAACACGAACGTGGGAACTATCGAG GTTGTTCTTAAGAAGTTCATCGAActtgcggagaagaaggtgacgGAAGCCCAAACCAAGGCCGATGAGATCCAGTCCTCTCTCGAGTCAGCGGctccctcctccaacgtCGAGGATTTGGAAGCCATCGAAACCCCCGAGACTATTCTCCTCGCTACCGTTTCTGGTGAACAATCCCGCGACCGCACCGACCGAGCTGTTGTTACCCCATGGCTCAAGTTTTTGTGGGAGACGTACCGAACTGTTCTGGAGATCCTGAAAAACAACGCTCGCTTGGAAGTCATGTACCAAACCACCGCTCTGCAGGCTTTCCAGTTCTGCTTGAAGTACACGCGCAAGACAGAGTTCCGTAGACTCTGCGAGCTTCTCCGCAACCATGTTCAGAATGCCGCCAAGTATTCTGCCCAGATGCACGCCATCAACCTCAGCGACCCCGATACCCTGCAACGCCATCTGGACACTCGTTTCCAGCAGTTGAACGTTGCCGTTGAGTTGGAACTCTGGCAGGAGGCTTTCCGCAGCATTGAGGATATTCATActctcctcagcctcagtAAGCGTCCCGCAAAGAACGTTATGATGGCCAACTACTACGAGAAGCTTGCCCGGATCTTCCTTGTTAGCGAGAACTATCTTTTCCACGCTGCTGCTTGGAGCCGTTACTACAaccttctccgccaatcTGCGGTCACCCTGTCCGCCAACCAGGGCTCCAAGAAGGACCACCCTTCAGTTTCGGAGGGCGACATGACCAAGGCCGCTTCatttgttcttctttctgctCTTTCCATCCCCGTTATCAGCACATCTCGCTCTCGAGGTGCGCTGATTGATGTGGACGAGGTccgcaagaacaagaacacTCGCCTCACCAACTTGCTTGGCATGGCACAGGGTCCTACCCGTGGTGTTCTCTTCAGGGATGCTTTGAACAAGGGCATGCTCAAGCGTGCTCGTCCTGAGATCCGTGACCTCTACAACATTCTTGAAGTTGACTTCCACCCTCTGTCTATCTGCAAGAAGGTTACCCCCATCCTTAAGCAGATTGGTGCCGATcccgagatggagaagtaTGTTGGACCTTTGCAGCAGGTCATTCTCACTCGTCTCTTCCAGCAGCTGTCCCAGGTCTATGAGTCCGTTTCGCTCAAGTTCGTGTACGAACTGGCTCAGTTCCCCGATCCTTTCCAGATTACCCCATCCATGATCGAGAAGTTCATCATGAACGGCTGCAAGAAGGGTGACCTTGCTATCCGCGTCGACCACATCTCTGGTGTTCTTACCTTTGATACCGACGTTTTCTCCTCGGCCAAGGCTTTGCACTCTGGAAGCGCTGCCGGATCTGCGGAAAGTGAACTCGGCTCCGTACAACGTCTGCAAAACACCCCTGCCGAAATTGCCCGTCAGCAGCTCACTCGTCTGGCCAAGACCCTGCACGTCTCATGTGTGTATGTCGACCCGACTTACAATGAGTCTCGTCTCCAGGCCAAGCAGACTGCTCTTGCGCGTGCTGCGGCTGGCGCTGCCAAGGAACATGAAGACACTCTCGAGCGCCGTGTTGTTAttgaaaagaagaaggaggccgCCACTGATGCTCTGCAACGcaagcaaagagaagaggaaaccCGCAAGCGCCTTCGCACTCAGCAGATCCAAGAGGCTGAGAAGCAGCGACTTGCCGAGGAACAGCGCGAGCGTGAGCTGAAGCGCATCAAGGACGAACAGGACCGCATCCGCCAGCAAGAACTCAAGAAGCAGCTCGAAGAGTTGAAGACCGGCGTTAAGGGCATTGACATTAGCGAAATTGATCTAGAGGATTTCGATGCTAACCGTCTCCGTGCCATGAAGCTTGCAcagctcgagaaggagaagaacgAACTTAATGACCGCGTTCGCACCACTGGCAAGCGTATCGACCATTTGGAGCGTGCCTTCCGCCGTGAGGAGTTGAAGCACATCTCTGAAGACTATGAGGCCCAGAAGAAGCGCGACATGGAGGTCTACGAGCACCAGAAGGCCGAGTCTCTGGCCGAATCCGAGGCTAGACACAAGGAAGCCGTCGCTCTTAAGCACCGTCTCAGCCGCCTGGTACCCCAATTCAGCAACTTCCGCAAGGAAGTCTCAGAGAAGCGCCACGAAGAATTTGAGAAGCGCCGCAAGGCAGCTGAGAGAGAGTTCGAGGctaagaagaagcagcgTGTCAAGGATGTCCAGGAGCGCAGGCGCCGTGAGAGAATCGAGCGCGAGAACGCCGAGCGTGCCaggcaggaggaagaagagcgtgctagacgcgaggaggaggagacaGCCGCCAGGGACGCCGAGCGACGCCGCGTGTTGGCtgaagagaaggccaagcgtgaagaagagagagc CAAAATGGATGAAATTGCCGCCCGGCAAAGACAgcgtgaggaagaagcagaggccCGCCTTTTGGCAAAGAAGTCTGGCGCTCCAGAGCCTCCTACCCGCGCAGAACCTACCGAACGAAGCGCTCCTCGTCTCAATCTTGCTCCACGCACTGGTGGCGGTCCTAGCTGGAGAGAGCGTCAAGCTGCCAGGGAACCTTCTGGTGCCCCCGCGGAGGCGCCCACGGAGCCCGAGGCCCCCAGACGATCCGGTTACGTGCCCCCTCACGCTCGTGGTGGTACCGATGCgccccctccctcctccggTCGTTACGCTCCTCCCCAACGCTCCTCTCAACCTCCCCCTCGCGCAGAAACCCCCCAGTCTTCGTCCGATAAGCCCGAAGAACCCAAGCCCGCTGGCAGCGGTGGAAAGTGGGTGCCCAgatggaagcagcagcagaaccagTAA